The Halomonas sp. 'Soap Lake #6' genomic sequence CCCAGCTTTTGCGTCGCATCAACGTAGGCTTGGGCCACTTCATCAGCAAGCTCTGCCGACTCCAGTACGTTCATACCGCCTAGCAGCATCAGCGGCAAAGAATTGCCGGCGGTTAGGCCGGCAACGTTAATATGACGCTCTGGAAGTGAGGCTTGAGAAACCATATTTTTGGAAACCATATTTTTGGAAAACAAGTTTTTAGAAGACACTCGCTCCCCCCTACTCCTGAGGTGCCGCATGGGCACGGGTACGTGCTGTTTTATACTCAAGCGCCGCGTTCACAAACCCGGAAAACAGTGGGTGGCCATCGCGAGGCGTTGAGGTAAATTCCGGATGGAACTGACATGCAACGTACCAAGGGTGGTCCGCTAGTTCCACTACCTCAACCAGCGACTGATCGACGCTCTTACCCGAGATTACCAGCCCGGCTTTCTCCAGCTCATCAATAAACTGGTTATTAACTTCGAAGCGGTGGCGGTGACGCTCGACAATCTCATCGGAACCGTAGGCCTCACGAGCTTTACTGCCTGACGCCAGGTGACAAACCTGACCACCCAGACGCATTGTACCGCCTAAATCAGAGGCCGCATCGCGTAGCTCAATCTTACCTTCGGCGTTAATCCACTCGGTAATCAGCCCCACTACCGGGTGCTTGGTATCGTGGGTAAACTCGGTGGAGTTAGCGTCTTCCCAGCCTGCCACGTTGCGGGCAAACTCAATGACAGCCACCTGCATACCTAAACAAATACCCAGATAGGGGATGTTGTTTTCACGGGCAAACTGGGCAGTGAGAATTTTGCCTTCCACGCCACGCTCGCCGAAACCACCTGGCACTAGAATGGCGTCTTTACCCGCCAATCGCTCTGTGCCGTGGCGCTCAATATCTTCAGAGTCGATATAATCGACGTTAACCTTGATGCGACCTTGGATGCCAGCATGAATTAGCGCTTCGTTAAGCGACTTGTAGGCATCTAGTAGTTCCATGTACTTACCAACCATGGCGATGCTGACAGATTTCAGCGGATTCAGCTTGGCGTCCAGTACCTTAACCCACTCAGAAAGATCTGCTGGTTCTGCTTCCAGACGTAGCTTGTCGCAAACAATATCGTCTAAACCATGCTCGTGCAGCATCAGCGGAATACGGTAGATGGTGTCGGCATCCTGCAGCGGCACCACTGCACGCTCTTCCACGTTGGTGAACAGGGCGATTTTACGACGCTCGCTCTCTTCAAGTTCTACTTCGCTGCGGCAGATCAGAATATCCGGCTGGATACCGATAGAGCGCAACTCTTTGACGCTATGCTGAGTTGGCTTGGTTTTGGTTTCGCCAGCGGTCTTGATGTACGGCACCAGTGTAAGGTGCATGAAAAGAGCGCGGTTAGCCCCCAACTCGCTGCGAATCTGGCGAATCGACTCTAGGAAGGGCAGTGATTCAATATCACCTACCGTGCCACCGATCTCCACCAGTGCCACGTCAAAGCCTTCACCACCGGCGTAGACGCGCTGCTTGATCTCATCGGTGATGTGCGGAATGACCTGAACAGTGCCACCCAGATAGTCACCACGACGCTCTTTACGCAGCACGTGCTCGTACACGCGGCCTGTGGTGAAATTATTACCTTGGGTCATTTTAGTACGAATAAAGCGCTCATAGTGCCCGAGGTCCAGATCCGTCTCGGCGCCATCCTCGGTGACGAACACCTCGCCGTGCTGGAAAGGACTCATAGTGCCCGGGTCCACATTAATGTACGGGTCGAGCTTGAGCATGGTGACCTTAAGGCCGCGGGCCTCGAGAATCGCCGCCAGCGAGGCTGACGCGATGCCCTTGCCAAGAGAGGACACAACGCCGCCGGTCACGAAGATATATCGTGTCATGGAAAACCTGTCGAAACGTGATCAAAAGGCGTAACAGAAAGCCACACCAGGATGGGACGACAGAATAGCAGAATACGCCTTAAGGCTCAATTTGAACTGCCCTTGATAGACAACGCCAAAGCCAGGCCTAAGAGAGAATCTTTAGTTATGGCCGGAAAAATGCTGCCTGCTTTTCCGACATTTCCGCCGTCCCTGGCGATCAGATGACAAGAGCAGCCCCCATGGGAGGGGTCACAGCAGGCCTGGAGTCGGGGAAGTGTCGCCTGATTGAGCACTTCCCCAACCTCACTATCAAACGCCCAGGTAATTCAAAATCCCTTCAGCAGCTTGGCGGCCTTCATAAATTGCGGTGACCACCAAGTCGGAACCGCGCACCATATCGCCACCAGCAAATATTTTTTCATTGCTGGTTTGGAAGGCGTATTGGCCGTGCTCCGGCGCTTTTACCAAGTCCCAGTCGTTGAGTTCAATATTAGCGCTGTCGAACCAGGGGGCTGGGCTTGCTTGAAAACCAAAGGCTACCACCACCGCATCAGCAGCGATGATCTCTTCGGAACCAGGCACTACTTCAGGGCGACGGCGGCCATTTTCATCAGGCTCACCCAAGCGCGTACGCACCACCTTAACGCCTTCCACCTTCTCTT encodes the following:
- a CDS encoding CTP synthase; translated protein: MTRYIFVTGGVVSSLGKGIASASLAAILEARGLKVTMLKLDPYINVDPGTMSPFQHGEVFVTEDGAETDLDLGHYERFIRTKMTQGNNFTTGRVYEHVLRKERRGDYLGGTVQVIPHITDEIKQRVYAGGEGFDVALVEIGGTVGDIESLPFLESIRQIRSELGANRALFMHLTLVPYIKTAGETKTKPTQHSVKELRSIGIQPDILICRSEVELEESERRKIALFTNVEERAVVPLQDADTIYRIPLMLHEHGLDDIVCDKLRLEAEPADLSEWVKVLDAKLNPLKSVSIAMVGKYMELLDAYKSLNEALIHAGIQGRIKVNVDYIDSEDIERHGTERLAGKDAILVPGGFGERGVEGKILTAQFARENNIPYLGICLGMQVAVIEFARNVAGWEDANSTEFTHDTKHPVVGLITEWINAEGKIELRDAASDLGGTMRLGGQVCHLASGSKAREAYGSDEIVERHRHRFEVNNQFIDELEKAGLVISGKSVDQSLVEVVELADHPWYVACQFHPEFTSTPRDGHPLFSGFVNAALEYKTARTRAHAAPQE